One bacterium genomic window carries:
- the dcm gene encoding DNA (cytosine-5-)-methyltransferase yields the protein MRYTITSLFSGCGGLDLGFIGGFEYKGERFRRLPFDIVGAFDNDQKSVHTYANMIGDHILMKDLATTNPSEIPPADILIGGFPCQDFSSCGPKRGLRSSRGRLYEVMVDYLSHHQPMTMIAENVRHLAKMHGGTVLKTILEAIRQVGYRVEVWSLNAADFGVPQTRKRLFIVAVREDLPGFPAQPLSSHADSPNSIEWAIRDLEKITDESIPNQSQYFLASTAKRGNGQGDEKSRRDLPGYTVRANAKSRIQFHYVLPRRLTVRECARLQTFPDSFVFEHSATSNIMQIGNAVPPVLAYRVAQTVKRYLDSIHKNR from the coding sequence ATGCGGTACACAATCACGTCCCTTTTTTCGGGTTGCGGCGGGCTTGATCTAGGCTTCATTGGCGGTTTCGAATACAAAGGAGAACGGTTTCGTCGGTTGCCCTTTGACATAGTTGGTGCATTTGACAACGATCAAAAATCTGTGCATACCTACGCAAACATGATTGGCGACCATATTCTGATGAAAGACCTTGCAACAACAAATCCTTCGGAAATTCCGCCTGCTGACATTCTGATAGGGGGGTTCCCATGTCAAGACTTCTCGTCTTGTGGCCCCAAAAGAGGATTGCGTTCTAGCAGAGGCCGTCTCTACGAGGTAATGGTCGATTATCTTAGTCACCATCAGCCGATGACCATGATTGCGGAGAATGTTCGTCACCTTGCAAAAATGCATGGTGGGACCGTGCTGAAGACGATTCTTGAAGCTATTAGGCAAGTTGGCTATCGCGTGGAGGTGTGGTCTCTAAATGCTGCCGACTTTGGAGTGCCGCAGACTCGGAAAAGACTTTTTATCGTAGCAGTACGGGAAGACCTACCAGGCTTTCCTGCGCAACCACTATCGTCTCATGCTGACTCGCCGAATTCCATTGAGTGGGCGATTCGCGATCTAGAAAAAATCACAGATGAATCAATTCCAAATCAGAGTCAATACTTTTTGGCCTCGACCGCAAAACGCGGTAATGGGCAAGGCGATGAAAAAAGCCGAAGAGACCTACCAGGATACACTGTGCGGGCAAATGCGAAGTCGAGAATCCAATTCCATTATGTGCTTCCTCGGCGCTTAACAGTGCGCGAGTGTGCTCGACTACAGACTTTTCCGGATAGCTTCGTGTTCGAGCATTCCGCAACTTCTAACATAATGCAAATTGGGAACGCCGTCCCACCAGTTCTAGCGTACCGTGTAGCTCAAACTGTGAAGCGATATCTGGATAGCATTCATAAGAATCGATAA